DNA sequence from the Tenacibaculum mesophilum genome:
AAGTGTTAGCTAACGTAGAAGCAGGTAGTAAGTCAGTTATCAAAACTTGGTCTAGAGCAAGTATGATTACTCCTGATTTCGTAGGACAAACAATTGCAGTTCACAACGGACGTCAGTTTGTACCAGTTTACGTTACTGAAAACATGGTAGGTCATAAATTAGGCGAATTTTCACCAACACGCTCATTTAGAGGACATGCTGGTGCAAAAAATAAAGGTAAAAAATAGTAGGAAATTATGGGAAGTCGTAAACATAACATGGCAACACAGTTAAAAGAAGCTAGAAAGTCTAGAGCTTTCGCTAAATTAACTAATTGTCCTACATCACCAAGGAAAATGCGCTTGGTAGCAGATTTAGTAAGAGGAGTAGAAGTTGAAAAAGCTTTACAAATCTTAAAGTTCAGTCCAAAAGAAGCATCACGTAACTTAGAAAAGTTATTATTATCAGCTATTGCTAACTGGCAAGCTAAAAATGAAGATGCAAGCATTGAAGATGCTGGATTATACGTAAAATCAATTTGTGTTGATAGCGCAGGTATGTTAAAAAGGTTAAGACCAGCTCCGCAAGGTCGTGCACATAGAATTCGTAAGCGTTCTAATCACGTAACTTTAGAGTTAGGAACTAAAAATAATAGTAATTAATCAAAGTAGAAATGGGACAAAAGACAAATCCAATAGGAAATCGTTTAGGAATTATCAGAGGATGGGAATCTAACTGGTATGGTGGAAATGACTACGGAGATAAGATTGCTGAAGATGATAAGATAAGAAAGTATTTATATGCTAGATTATCTAAAGCAAGTGTATCAAGAATTATTATTGAGCGTACCTTAAAACTTGTAACCGTTACTATCACTACTGCACGTCCAGGTATCATTATTGGTAAAGGAGGTCAAGAGGTAGACAAGTTAAAAGAAGAGCTTAAGAAAATTACTGGTAAAGAAGTTCAAATTAATATTTTCGAAATTAAGCGTCCAGAATTAGATGCAAAATTAGTTGCTGCTAGTATTGCACGTCAAATTGAAAATAGAATTTCTTACAAGCGAGCTACTAAAATGGCAATCGCTGCTGCAATGAGAATGAATGCAGAAGGAATTAAAGTTCAATTATCAGGCCGTTTAAACGGAGCTGAAATGGCACGTTCTGAGCATTACAAAGAAGGAAGAATTCCTCTTTCTACCTTTAGAGCAGACATCGATTATGCACTTGTTGAATCACATACTACATACGGAAGAATCGGTGTGAAAGTATGGATTATGAAAGGTGAGGTTTATGGAAAACGTGAATTATCTCCATTAGTTGGACTATCTAAGCAAAAAGGTAGTGGAAACAAAGGAGGTGGTAAACGTCAACCTCGCAGAAGAAAATAATTTTTAAAAGAAATTAACAATGTTACAGCCAAAAAGAGTAAAATACCGTAAGGTACAGAAGGCGAAAGGAAATATGAAAGGTAACTCTGGTAGAGGTACTCAACTTTCTAACGGAATGTTTGGTATCAAATCATTAGACCAGAACTTACTTACCTCTCGTCAAATTGAGGCAGCTCGTATT
Encoded proteins:
- the rpsS gene encoding 30S ribosomal protein S19; translation: MARSLKKGPYVHYKLEKKVLANVEAGSKSVIKTWSRASMITPDFVGQTIAVHNGRQFVPVYVTENMVGHKLGEFSPTRSFRGHAGAKNKGKK
- the rplV gene encoding 50S ribosomal protein L22 encodes the protein MGSRKHNMATQLKEARKSRAFAKLTNCPTSPRKMRLVADLVRGVEVEKALQILKFSPKEASRNLEKLLLSAIANWQAKNEDASIEDAGLYVKSICVDSAGMLKRLRPAPQGRAHRIRKRSNHVTLELGTKNNSN
- the rpsC gene encoding 30S ribosomal protein S3; the protein is MGQKTNPIGNRLGIIRGWESNWYGGNDYGDKIAEDDKIRKYLYARLSKASVSRIIIERTLKLVTVTITTARPGIIIGKGGQEVDKLKEELKKITGKEVQINIFEIKRPELDAKLVAASIARQIENRISYKRATKMAIAAAMRMNAEGIKVQLSGRLNGAEMARSEHYKEGRIPLSTFRADIDYALVESHTTYGRIGVKVWIMKGEVYGKRELSPLVGLSKQKGSGNKGGGKRQPRRRK